The Spirochaetota bacterium region TTTGTCCCAGCGTTTGTGCAATTCAATGACCTTTTCAACACATTGCTTTGAAAAATTGAAATATTTCAGCGTGCTGGTGTTTCTCTTTTTGTGCAGCTCATTCTCTTGTTTAATGAATTCTTCTTCAAGTGTATGTATAGTTGGGGCGATAGCTCTGGTGAAATAGTCCCATTTGAAAATGGCCTGCCTGTGAATTCGTTCATGCATCCACCAATACGTGTCTGGTGAATAGGTGCTTGTCTCATTTGCAGGGAAATAATCTATTTCTTTTCCTGTAAGATAAAATGGCATAAAGACGCTTGTACAAGTACCCGATGAGCCGGTTGCCCAAAAGACAGGAACGTCTTTACGAAGATGTGCTACAAATGCAGCAACTGACTGGCTTGGACGTGTGGGAAGAAGTGAGGCATGCATGCATACTGTCCCCATATCAGTTTTATCGGGTGAGGGGTACTCATGGTCATTTCCATGATCGCGAAGAAGTGTAAACATGGTTTGAGGCGTTATGGAACCAGAATAGCGCAATGCACAGCTTGTTGTTCGTGATTGACGAGCAGCGCATTTTGAAAAGTATGTATAAAACCAGTCAGAGAAGCATTCTTTAAAATTAAAAGTTTTGCCTTTTTTTAAGTATCCTTTTTTACGTGCATAATCTTCAATGCCTTTCGATGAATAGTCAAACTCTTCTTCTATTGTCAATCCATTGGAAATGCTGCGAATGCCATCTACTTTTACAGCTACCCAGTGTTTATTTGCAGTTTCAAGAACGTATGCTTCTTTTGTATCGGCAAATATAAAGGAGTTGTGATAATACAGTTTATGCGCCATGCCCGCATTGCCACCCTGCCCGTAGCGTTGTATAAGTTCTGTTGAAAGCATTAATGCATCGTACGCAGTTTTGCAACGCTCAAGTGCAAGTCGCATTATATCCATTCCAAGCAATCCGGTTTTTTCATACGGTTCTTTTGTGAACACTGCCTCATTGCCAATGGCAAGGCCGTATTCATTTGCTCCCATTTCGCAGCCCCACATCCAGAATGGTGTTGAAATTAATATTTCGTTGGTTACTTTAACCTGTGGAATTGAAATGTAGGTGCATTGAACGGTGGTATCGTTTCCCCAATTGCGTTTTGCTATATATTTCAAAAGCTGGGCTTCGTTTGCTTCCCTATCACTATTTTTGGCCAGGATTACACTCCCATCAAAAGTAGCCTTGCCTGTTGCAACGATAGTATCACACATACCTTTATCCTCCAAAAATAGAATATATCTTTTAAATCATAGGTGCTCTGTTTCCATGCACTTCTTTTTGTGTTCAACAAAAAGCAACGTCAACGCACAATGCCACATCATTAAGTGTCTTCATTTCACCATTTGAGGATAATAAATGAAAATGCTTTACTTATATATATAAAATGAAAGGATAAAAGTCAAAATATTTTTCTACAAAAAATCCCCACTGCACAGTGCAATGGGGATTTTGATAGCTATTTAGTGATTATTATTTGCGCCATTGAGCCCATCAAGTTGTGAAATTTCCTCATCAGCCATTGGTGCTTCAAGCAAGTGTTCTGGCAAAAAGAATGTATTAGCAACAAGTGTAGGTACAACAGCACTGGCAATAACAGCTGCAATTAAGAAAGAATACTGGTTTTGGTCAATGATATTGTGAGTTAATCCAAATAGTGCTGCGATTGAACCAAACGTAAGCCCTGTTGACATGAGCAGTGTGTAATACCATCGTTCTTTTTGGCTCTCTTTAAAAATTCCTATTATTGGATATAACCCAAATATTTTTGTTATTACCTTGCCACCAAAAAGGATTAAAAATGGTAGAGGTGCCAGAAAAATTGCTGGTAAACTTACTAAAAAGCCAGCACGCAAAAAGTAAATTGGTGTTAAAAAGCCTATGGTCAATGTTCGTAATCGTCGCATAAAGAATTCATCTTTTGCAACACTTGAAGCAAGGACCATTCCTAATATATATGCAGGAAGTACTGCCTCACTTCCCGACCACAGTGCTAATGCACCTAATGCAAATAACACAAATAAAATCCATTTGGTTCGGATAGCTGCGGTTCGGTGGCCATAGATTTTTGTAAGCCGGGCAGTTACCACAGGCATGAAAATAAAAGTAACTATCGCCACAATTATAAAAATTATTGTTTTATAAGTAAATGGAGAGAAGATAATCCCAAGTGCAAT contains the following coding sequences:
- a CDS encoding C69 family dipeptidase, whose protein sequence is MCDTIVATGKATFDGSVILAKNSDREANEAQLLKYIAKRNWGNDTTVQCTYISIPQVKVTNEILISTPFWMWGCEMGANEYGLAIGNEAVFTKEPYEKTGLLGMDIMRLALERCKTAYDALMLSTELIQRYGQGGNAGMAHKLYYHNSFIFADTKEAYVLETANKHWVAVKVDGIRSISNGLTIEEEFDYSSKGIEDYARKKGYLKKGKTFNFKECFSDWFYTYFSKCAARQSRTTSCALRYSGSITPQTMFTLLRDHGNDHEYPSPDKTDMGTVCMHASLLPTRPSQSVAAFVAHLRKDVPVFWATGSSGTCTSVFMPFYLTGKEIDYFPANETSTYSPDTYWWMHERIHRQAIFKWDYFTRAIAPTIHTLEEEFIKQENELHKKRNTSTLKYFNFSKQCVEKVIELHKRWDKELKAAPPSKTTLAFALFWNSQTKKARIPL
- a CDS encoding cation:proton antiporter, yielding STTSMAVVYAVMIEYGFNKTKYGKGILGACFVNDLGTVIALGIIFSPFTYKTIIFIIVAIVTFIFMPVVTARLTKIYGHRTAAIRTKWILFVLFALGALALWSGSEAVLPAYILGMVLASSVAKDEFFMRRLRTLTIGFLTPIYFLRAGFLVSLPAIFLAPLPFLILFGGKVITKIFGLYPIIGIFKESQKERWYYTLLMSTGLTFGSIAALFGLTHNIIDQNQYSFLIAAVIASAVVPTLVANTFFLPEHLLEAPMADEEISQLDGLNGANNNH